A region of the Synechococcus sp. PCC 7502 genome:
TCAAAATTTATTTTATGCCGATTTACCCAAGGGTCGCTACGCCAATATGCACACTGATGGGTTTGAATTTCACCTAAATATGGACAAAATCTTGAAAGTAAAGTTTGAAATTGGAGAGGCAAAGCGGGGTAACTTTACAACCTATGCTGTGCGCTTACTGAATGATCAAGATCAACCCGAAATGAGTTTATTTTTGCAATGGGGCAAGCCCGGCGAATATGCTGAAGGGCAGGTGGAAGCATGGGAATCTCTCAAAGAAAAATATGGCGAAGAATTTGCGGTAGCTGCTGGCTAAAAATTAGTAACTAAAAACCTAAATCTGCCTTGGCAACTTCAGCTACTCTTAAGACCTCAGATGTAGATATTTCTTCCCAGGGCACTTCGCCGACTTCTCGATAGAACTGATCATCATAGGCGCGAGTTTGGATCACTACTGGCATAGGAACGGCATGACCCAGAACTAAAGCTTGCTGTTTAGAATCCAGTTTAGACAGTACCGATCGCAGGTTTGTACTCCCAGCTACCCCTGTAAAAATTGCTTCGATATCTTTTTCATCATTTAGGAGAGCAGTAATTCTCGTACCAATTTGGGACATAACTTCATTATCTATACCCGATGGTCGTTGATCTACTACTAACAAAGTTACAAAATATTTCCGCATTTCTCGGGCGATCGTGCCAAAAATGGTTTGTTTTGCGGTCATGGGAGCCAGAAATTTATGGGCCTCTTCAATGGTGATCATGAGTTGTTGGGGGCGATCGCATATATTTTTAGTCTGAAGAAACTTCTCAGCTTTACGCACATACTCATGGTGAATCCGCCGAGTAATAATATTAGTTGCCAACATATAGGAAAGGAGATTTGATTGGGAGCCGAACTCGATAACTATATGTTTTTGAGCAGCGATCGCATCCAAGATTTGCTTAATATAATTATGGGGACAGCTACTTTTAATATATTTAAGATCATCAAGTCGATTTAACTTGCGTTGTAGAGCCATGATCGAGGATTTACTCCCCATCTTTTCTTCACAAAATGTTTGAATTTCCACATTAGACATCGCCAGAAGGCGGGTAATCCAGTTTTTGCCGAATTCATTGCGAAGGATAATGGCATTTTCTAAGCTTGCTTCCGATAGATTTAATTCATCCTTAATGAGCATCAAATCTTCCACATCAATTTGATCGTAGCTGATGTAAAGTTCTTGGGCATCTCTTACACCACGTCGCAAAGTTGACTCTGGATCAAGGGTATAAATTTGGACTTGGGCAGGAAATAGCTGTCGTAAGCCCTTAACAGTACTAAATTTTTTACCTTCCCTCGCTGCTTCCCAGCCATATTCAGAGTGCATATCAAAGATTAAATTCACGGCGGCTTGTTTGCGAATTACCCCTGAAAGCAGAAGTCTGGTTAAGAAGGATTTTCCCGTTCCCGATTTTCCAAAAACCCCATTACTCCTTTCCACAAAGCGATCTAAGTCTAAACAAATCGGCACAGGCATATCAATGGGCTGCCCGATCGCAAAATTGCGTTTGAGGGGATTATCTTCTGAACCAAAAATTATTTTGAAATCATTTTCAACGGCATCAAATACCTGACTGAAATGACTAGGAACAGTTTTGACTGGTTGCAGGCTTACTTCTTGATCTGGTTCGCCATGATTTAAATGCCCTAGTTGACGGATAACAGCATATTCGGGTGTTTGCTTTTTGCCCTTGGTTTTCTTAATATCAATCAAAATATCCAAGGGATCGGGCGGTGTAAACATTAGCATTGGCATTAAATTAATGGTGCCAAAGGTGGTAGTTCCTGATAAAACTTCAGCTAAAAAAGTATTACTTGGATCGGGAGGATTAATTAAAATGCGCTGACTAGAAGTACCTAAACTTACGTCCGTGAGCATACAAAAGAATCGCGATCGCTTGCCTTGGACTACTAAAAATTTACCAACACGCATATCTTCCACAGAAATATCGCCATTTAGTCTGACCTCTAAACCCTGACTTAAAGAGCCTTGGACAACTACCCCTAAAGATGATGATAAATTCATGGAGATTACTGGTTATGTTCTTCTGCTCATAATTATATGAAGTTACTAACAGAAAATAATACAAAACTTGGGTTAAATATAGATATTTTGACTTAATTTTTGCGCTCAACTGTAATGCTTAGCTCAATTTGTAGCGATGCAAACCGTTAAATTTAACTATTGAATAGCTTAAATGCCAGTTGATTATGCCTCTCTAGCAGTGGCTCTAATTCAATCGTAGTTAATCTTCCTTGATCCACAACTTTATATCCATTAATAAAACTGTAATCTACTTTATTTATCTGACAAAAGATCAAGGCTGCAACTAAATCATGATAGGCACCTGCCAATTCAATGCGGTCAATATCAATCGCAATAAAATCTGCGGACATCTGCGGAGCGATCGCCCCAATATCATCTCTACCCAAAACTTCTGCCCCACCAATAGTCGCTAACTCTAGTACCTCTCTAGCAGTAATAGCAGCCGCATCAAGTTCCCGTACCCGTGCCATCAGAAATGCTGTACGTGCTTCATTTAATAAATTAGAACCATCATTGGATGCTGAACCATCTACTCCTAAACCCACTGGCACTCGATAATTAAGCATTTGGCGAATTGGTGCCATCCCACTGGCAAGTCTCATATTACTACAAGGACAATGTGCCACCCCAGTGCCGGTTTTGCCAAATTTCTGAATTGCCAAATCATCTAACTGCACACAATGGGCGTGCCATACATCTTTCCCCAGCCAACCAACAGATTCCACATAGTCACAGGGAGTCATGCCGAAATTAGCGA
Encoded here:
- a CDS encoding ATP-binding protein; its protein translation is MNLSSSLGVVVQGSLSQGLEVRLNGDISVEDMRVGKFLVVQGKRSRFFCMLTDVSLGTSSQRILINPPDPSNTFLAEVLSGTTTFGTINLMPMLMFTPPDPLDILIDIKKTKGKKQTPEYAVIRQLGHLNHGEPDQEVSLQPVKTVPSHFSQVFDAVENDFKIIFGSEDNPLKRNFAIGQPIDMPVPICLDLDRFVERSNGVFGKSGTGKSFLTRLLLSGVIRKQAAVNLIFDMHSEYGWEAAREGKKFSTVKGLRQLFPAQVQIYTLDPESTLRRGVRDAQELYISYDQIDVEDLMLIKDELNLSEASLENAIILRNEFGKNWITRLLAMSNVEIQTFCEEKMGSKSSIMALQRKLNRLDDLKYIKSSCPHNYIKQILDAIAAQKHIVIEFGSQSNLLSYMLATNIITRRIHHEYVRKAEKFLQTKNICDRPQQLMITIEEAHKFLAPMTAKQTIFGTIAREMRKYFVTLLVVDQRPSGIDNEVMSQIGTRITALLNDEKDIEAIFTGVAGSTNLRSVLSKLDSKQQALVLGHAVPMPVVIQTRAYDDQFYREVGEVPWEEISTSEVLRVAEVAKADLGF
- a CDS encoding ChuX/HutX family heme-like substrate-binding protein, which encodes MTVTLKDFLEECDSLQLLRIIVNTGVAVLEVRGHIQNLFYADLPKGRYANMHTDGFEFHLNMDKILKVKFEIGEAKRGNFTTYAVRLLNDQDQPEMSLFLQWGKPGEYAEGQVEAWESLKEKYGEEFAVAAG